One Nitrospira sp. DNA window includes the following coding sequences:
- a CDS encoding outermembrane protein, producing the protein MLRKLFLVLGAVAVASQAGLAMAANPDTGPGCGLGKLAWADFKNQKNIAPQVMMATTNGTFGSNTFGISSGTSGCTNDGQVWADQKTTMFALMNFENLTQEMAQGKGEHLASLASLMGIPDEQHAAFFALTQERYTALVQAGETSSVALVKALNDAVAKNPVLAQVVSR; encoded by the coding sequence ATGCTGAGAAAACTATTCCTGGTCTTGGGTGCCGTGGCGGTTGCGTCTCAGGCAGGGTTGGCCATGGCGGCCAATCCCGATACGGGACCGGGCTGCGGCCTTGGGAAACTGGCCTGGGCGGATTTCAAGAACCAGAAGAACATCGCACCGCAGGTCATGATGGCGACCACCAACGGCACCTTCGGCAGCAACACGTTCGGCATCAGCTCCGGGACCTCCGGCTGCACGAACGACGGACAGGTGTGGGCGGATCAAAAGACGACCATGTTCGCGCTGATGAACTTTGAGAACTTGACCCAGGAAATGGCTCAAGGCAAGGGCGAGCACCTGGCTTCTCTGGCCTCTCTGATGGGGATTCCGGACGAGCAGCATGCGGCGTTCTTTGCGTTGACCCAGGAGCGTTACACGGCTCTGGTCCAGGCAGGCGAAACCTCATCGGTGGCCTTGGTGAAGGCCCTGAACGATGCGGTTGCCAAGAACCCTGTCCTCGCCCAAGTCGTCAGTCGCTGA
- a CDS encoding Paraquat-inducible protein A translates to MVTLPVIACHECDLLQRKIALPPQGRARCRRCRAILYRDYPPGPDRALACTIAALVLFLIANAYPIVGLEVQGNRETASLYDAVHTLWVEGREDVALLVGFTAMLTPAIEISLLIYLLLPLKFNRVTEGTVPILRFLQTVRPWSMTEVFLLGILVALVKLEHLARVEAGIALWAFGSLIPLLIIASMSFDPEELWAKVTG, encoded by the coding sequence ATGGTCACTCTTCCGGTCATCGCCTGTCACGAATGCGATTTACTGCAACGAAAAATCGCCCTGCCGCCACAGGGGCGCGCCCGCTGCCGGCGCTGCCGTGCGATCCTCTATAGGGACTACCCGCCCGGTCCGGATCGAGCGCTGGCCTGTACCATTGCGGCATTGGTGCTGTTCCTGATCGCGAATGCCTACCCGATCGTCGGGCTTGAGGTACAAGGAAACCGGGAGACCGCCAGTCTCTACGATGCCGTCCATACGTTATGGGTCGAGGGGCGGGAGGATGTGGCGCTCCTCGTCGGCTTCACGGCGATGTTGACGCCGGCCATCGAGATTTCCCTGCTCATTTATCTCCTGCTCCCCTTGAAATTCAATCGCGTGACGGAAGGCACCGTTCCCATCCTCCGTTTTTTGCAGACCGTCCGGCCTTGGAGCATGACGGAAGTGTTTTTGCTCGGGATCCTCGTGGCCCTCGTCAAGCTCGAGCACCTCGCCCGCGTGGAGGCGGGAATCGCGCTCTGGGCGTTCGGGAGCCTGATCCCCCTGTTGATCATCGCGTCCATGTCGTTCGATCCGGAGGAGTTGTGGGCGAAAGTGACCGGTTGA
- a CDS encoding L-threonine 3-dehydrogenase, translating to MRALVKTSAQPGLTYIDRPDPTPGPSEAVIRVKATSLCGTDAHIYNWDAWAHSRIHPPRTIGHEMCGEVVAVGADVTLVRVGDYVAAESHLTCGACFQCRTGQAHVCKNYRILGVDLDGSFADYVVLPETVLWKTSPDIPPELASVQEPLGNAVDAALVEDLTGHTVLITGCGPTGLFAAAVARTAGAATIIATDVSDYRLGLAKQVGVDHVLNAKTDGPDAVAAAILDITAGEGVDASLEMSGHPTALHHAFHSVKNGGRVTLFGIPTGPVTCDLANEVIFKGIRVHGITGRRLFSTWYRLAGLFKAGLNIRPVITHTFQMKDFARGFELIQSGQCGKVILFP from the coding sequence ATGCGCGCACTCGTCAAAACTTCCGCCCAGCCCGGCTTGACCTATATCGATCGCCCCGATCCCACGCCTGGTCCCTCCGAGGCGGTCATCCGGGTCAAGGCCACTTCGCTCTGTGGAACCGATGCCCACATTTACAATTGGGATGCCTGGGCCCACAGTCGCATTCATCCTCCCAGAACGATCGGCCATGAAATGTGCGGGGAGGTCGTCGCCGTCGGGGCGGATGTGACGCTGGTGCGGGTGGGAGACTATGTCGCAGCCGAATCACACCTGACCTGCGGCGCCTGCTTTCAATGCCGCACCGGCCAGGCCCACGTCTGCAAGAACTACCGGATTCTCGGGGTCGATCTGGACGGGTCGTTCGCCGACTATGTCGTCCTTCCCGAAACGGTACTCTGGAAAACCTCGCCGGACATTCCGCCGGAGCTGGCCTCCGTACAAGAACCCTTGGGCAATGCCGTCGATGCTGCGCTGGTTGAAGACCTGACCGGCCATACCGTCCTGATCACGGGCTGCGGCCCGACCGGTCTCTTCGCCGCCGCCGTGGCCCGTACTGCAGGAGCCGCCACGATCATCGCCACCGACGTCAGCGACTACCGCCTCGGCCTGGCGAAACAGGTGGGGGTCGATCATGTCTTGAACGCGAAGACGGACGGGCCGGACGCCGTCGCTGCCGCCATCCTGGACATCACGGCGGGAGAAGGTGTCGATGCGTCGTTGGAAATGTCCGGGCATCCCACCGCGCTGCACCATGCCTTTCACTCCGTCAAAAATGGAGGCCGTGTCACCCTGTTCGGCATTCCCACGGGACCGGTCACCTGCGACCTCGCCAACGAAGTCATCTTCAAAGGCATTCGTGTCCACGGCATCACTGGCCGCCGCCTGTTCAGTACTTGGTATCGCCTGGCCGGTCTGTTCAAGGCCGGCCTCAACATCCGCCCGGTCATCACCCACACGTTCCAGATGAAAGACTTCGCCCGGGGATTTGAGTTGATCCAGTCCGGTCAATGCGGCAAAGTAATCTTGTTTCCGTGA
- a CDS encoding Tryptophan synthase alpha chain, with product MNLTPNALCFGEGLPAAGAPCHVLLSADGLRVSPSYPSDFVEESVAFSALSVAAGGLDHDQLVLSWGAGTSARTLYLKDPALIVAFRRAAPPELTAHLERAAEQVRRARHSHRLWWGSAVGLVVALGLLLWLGSDVIVEWAVARIPIEWEQKLGEAVYQDFLSKETVLKEGPAVGAVEEMTQRMTAKILDNPYHFKVSVVQSPVVNAFALPGGYVVVFTGLIKKAESGEEVAGVLSHELNHVLQRHGMERMVKMLGLAAVVSIVVGDQQGLIGLARQLGLELATLKFGRAQETEADVTGIKLLSDARIAPDGMIRFFERLSDNDKGRVELLSTHPMSAARAERLKAELAALPKRSPEPFSFEWVKVQESLAGAEPKK from the coding sequence ATGAATCTCACCCCTAATGCCCTCTGTTTCGGGGAGGGGCTGCCGGCAGCCGGGGCGCCTTGCCATGTCTTGCTGTCGGCGGATGGGCTGCGCGTGAGTCCCTCCTACCCTTCCGATTTCGTGGAAGAGTCGGTGGCGTTCTCGGCCCTGTCGGTCGCAGCAGGTGGGCTGGATCACGACCAGCTCGTGCTGTCATGGGGAGCCGGTACGTCGGCCCGCACCCTCTACCTGAAAGATCCTGCGTTGATCGTCGCGTTCCGTCGCGCCGCACCGCCTGAATTGACGGCGCATTTGGAACGGGCGGCAGAACAGGTCCGGCGCGCGCGTCACAGCCATCGCTTGTGGTGGGGCAGTGCCGTGGGGCTCGTGGTCGCCCTCGGCCTGTTGCTCTGGCTTGGGTCTGACGTGATCGTCGAATGGGCGGTCGCCAGGATTCCCATCGAGTGGGAACAGAAACTCGGCGAGGCGGTTTACCAGGATTTCCTGTCCAAGGAAACGGTGCTCAAAGAAGGGCCGGCGGTCGGCGCCGTGGAGGAAATGACACAGCGCATGACGGCCAAGATTCTCGACAACCCCTATCACTTCAAAGTTTCAGTGGTGCAGAGTCCGGTCGTCAACGCCTTTGCGCTGCCGGGAGGCTATGTCGTCGTCTTCACCGGCCTGATCAAGAAGGCCGAGAGCGGAGAGGAAGTCGCCGGGGTCTTGAGTCATGAACTGAACCATGTGTTGCAACGGCACGGCATGGAGCGCATGGTCAAGATGCTGGGGTTGGCGGCGGTGGTCAGTATCGTCGTGGGAGACCAGCAGGGCCTGATCGGACTGGCGAGGCAGTTGGGATTGGAGCTTGCGACGTTGAAGTTCGGTCGCGCACAGGAGACGGAGGCGGATGTGACCGGCATCAAACTGTTGTCCGATGCGCGTATCGCGCCGGACGGAATGATACGGTTCTTCGAACGCCTCTCGGACAACGACAAGGGGCGCGTGGAGCTGCTCTCGACGCATCCCATGAGCGCAGCCCGTGCGGAACGGTTGAAGGCGGAATTGGCAGCCTTGCCTAAACGCAGCCCTGAGCCGTTCAGCTTCGAGTGGGTAAAGGTCCAGGAATCACTGGCGGGGGCCGAACCAAAAAAATGA
- a CDS encoding Paraquat-inducible protein A codes for MGESDRLTRMAFTRTAGRLGLLSCHLCNSLTESAPGAYEGRCSRCGSHLRFRKPDSITRTWALLIAGYLLFIPANLLPIMHTNSLFGAQSDTILSGVVYLWTSGSWHLAVIVFIASILVPSAKLVTLTFLVVSVQRRSTWDPLQRTNMYRILESVGRWSMLDIFVVAMLVALVHLQTLATIRAGAGAVAFGAVVVVTMLAAMAFDPRLIWDPRWTRHE; via the coding sequence GTGGGCGAAAGTGACCGGTTGACCAGGATGGCTTTCACGAGGACGGCGGGCCGGCTCGGACTCCTCTCCTGCCATTTGTGCAACTCGCTGACCGAGTCGGCGCCGGGGGCCTACGAAGGCCGGTGTTCCCGCTGCGGCTCGCATCTCCGCTTTCGGAAACCGGACAGCATCACGCGAACCTGGGCGTTGCTGATCGCCGGCTATCTCCTGTTCATCCCGGCGAACCTGCTGCCGATCATGCATACCAATTCCCTGTTCGGCGCGCAGTCGGACACGATCTTGAGCGGAGTCGTCTACCTCTGGACCTCCGGATCTTGGCACCTGGCCGTCATCGTCTTTATCGCCAGCATCCTGGTTCCCAGCGCCAAGCTCGTGACGTTGACCTTTCTGGTGGTGTCCGTGCAGCGCCGCTCAACGTGGGATCCGCTGCAACGAACGAACATGTACCGGATCCTGGAATCGGTCGGCCGGTGGTCCATGCTGGACATCTTCGTCGTGGCGATGTTGGTCGCGCTGGTTCATCTTCAAACGTTGGCCACCATCCGCGCCGGCGCCGGCGCCGTGGCCTTTGGGGCCGTCGTGGTCGTGACCATGTTGGCGGCCATGGCATTTGATCCCCGCTTGATCTGGGATCCGCGATGGACGCGCCATGAATAA
- a CDS encoding DUF124 domain-containing protein has translation MKSEILYPGAFPMVRVYLNDGETVKAESGAMVAASPTIDIESKMEGGFLGALSRKMLSGEKFFFQTLRASRGAGEVLLAPTVPGEIVVMDLDGVNEYMVQKDGFLAGAEGVKIESKMQSFTRGLLGGEGFFILKISGTGQLILNSFGAVHKIELKPNEEYIVDNSHLVAWTATTTYNIEKASSGWIASLTSGEGLVCRFRGPGVVYIQSRNPGSFGAWIRQFIPVSE, from the coding sequence ATGAAGAGCGAGATTCTCTACCCCGGCGCGTTCCCGATGGTGCGCGTCTATTTGAACGACGGTGAAACGGTCAAGGCTGAGTCCGGCGCGATGGTGGCGGCCTCGCCGACCATCGACATCGAAAGCAAGATGGAGGGAGGCTTCCTGGGCGCCCTCTCGCGCAAAATGCTGAGCGGCGAGAAGTTTTTCTTTCAAACGCTGCGGGCAAGCCGGGGCGCGGGAGAGGTTCTGTTGGCGCCGACGGTGCCGGGCGAAATCGTCGTGATGGATCTCGACGGCGTCAACGAATACATGGTGCAGAAGGACGGATTCCTGGCCGGGGCGGAAGGCGTGAAGATCGAGAGCAAGATGCAGAGCTTCACGCGCGGCTTGCTGGGCGGGGAGGGATTTTTCATTCTGAAGATCAGCGGAACCGGCCAGCTCATCCTCAACAGTTTCGGCGCGGTGCACAAAATCGAGCTCAAGCCGAACGAGGAATACATCGTCGATAACAGCCACCTGGTCGCCTGGACCGCCACCACGACCTACAACATCGAGAAGGCTTCATCCGGCTGGATCGCCAGCCTCACGTCTGGCGAAGGGCTTGTCTGCCGCTTCCGCGGACCCGGTGTCGTCTATATTCAGAGCCGCAATCCGGGAAGTTTTGGGGCGTGGATACGTCAATTCATTCCCGTATCGGAGTAG
- a CDS encoding Metal-dependent phosphohydrolase, HD subdomain yields MSPLAKVDLQRRIEQVGELPTLPHVVQKLASMIGRPNVSAEDIGALIEKDQVLSAKVLRLANSPFYGFPSRIGSVAHAVVVLGLNVVKGLTLCATAFDMMKAAGMGQLWRHSLGVAITAHILGTKVAMKNPEEVFVAGLMHDIGKVVLYVKWPDVGSRIMAAAHQTSRYLMETEQALFEVTHADVGGWLAAAWHLPTGLREPILYHHRPTAAQEAPLQTAIVHVADVLVKGLACGNPGDDLVPPLSREAWDLVGLDWPSLAHCIAKATEEFQTIDDYL; encoded by the coding sequence ATGAGTCCTCTCGCCAAGGTCGATCTCCAGCGACGGATCGAACAGGTCGGCGAATTGCCGACCCTGCCCCACGTCGTCCAGAAACTCGCCTCGATGATCGGCCGCCCCAACGTGTCGGCGGAAGACATCGGAGCCCTGATCGAAAAGGATCAAGTACTGTCCGCTAAGGTCTTGCGGCTGGCCAACTCCCCGTTCTATGGATTCCCTTCGCGCATCGGGTCGGTCGCCCACGCCGTGGTCGTGTTGGGATTGAACGTGGTGAAGGGCCTGACGCTCTGCGCGACCGCCTTCGACATGATGAAGGCCGCCGGCATGGGCCAGCTCTGGCGCCATTCACTGGGCGTCGCCATCACCGCGCATATCCTGGGGACAAAGGTCGCGATGAAAAACCCGGAGGAGGTCTTTGTCGCAGGCCTGATGCACGACATCGGCAAGGTGGTCCTGTACGTCAAATGGCCCGATGTCGGCAGCCGGATCATGGCGGCCGCTCACCAGACCTCCCGCTATCTGATGGAAACGGAGCAAGCACTCTTCGAGGTGACGCATGCGGATGTCGGCGGATGGCTGGCCGCAGCCTGGCATCTTCCGACCGGCTTGCGTGAACCGATTCTCTATCACCACCGGCCTACCGCAGCCCAGGAAGCGCCGCTCCAAACCGCGATCGTGCATGTCGCCGACGTGCTGGTGAAGGGTCTCGCCTGCGGCAATCCCGGCGACGACCTCGTGCCTCCGCTGTCCCGCGAGGCCTGGGACCTGGTCGGCTTGGATTGGCCGAGCCTCGCCCATTGCATCGCCAAGGCGACGGAAGAATTCCAGACCATCGACGACTACTTATGA
- a CDS encoding GGDEF domain/HAMP domain protein, producing the protein MNRLPSNRRILLLHSDPTEIERLTAGLSRSGFSVAAANADNVAIHELVHDPPCLVVAAEGANGRSAGSLACDLRADPFLGRLPLIILVRDIRINDLDWATLGVDDYIAVPYRLEEVTQRVRLCLSRLTRSLDANPLTRLPGNSTILHETTARIDSRAPFALAYLDIDNFKSFNDRYGYARGDEVLVVTCRILTTVVSELAGTDGFVGHVGGDDFVFMSAPSTIDAICRTLIKRFDLVIPDFYDPDDRQKGCIDSVDRRGNRERFPIMSLSIAVVTNEGRTISHPGDVSKIASELKKVAKGLQGSVFVKDQRRADGTGPTTHTGLAGGESLAPR; encoded by the coding sequence ATGAACAGGCTTCCTTCCAACCGCCGCATCCTGCTCCTGCACAGCGATCCGACTGAAATCGAGCGGCTGACGGCAGGGCTCAGCCGTTCGGGGTTCAGCGTGGCGGCCGCCAATGCCGACAACGTGGCGATCCATGAGCTGGTCCATGATCCGCCCTGTTTGGTAGTGGCTGCAGAAGGCGCGAACGGACGTTCCGCGGGCAGCTTGGCCTGCGACCTACGTGCCGATCCCTTCTTGGGTCGGCTGCCGCTGATCATCCTGGTGCGGGATATTCGGATCAACGACTTGGACTGGGCGACGCTCGGCGTCGACGACTACATCGCCGTCCCCTACCGCCTCGAAGAAGTCACGCAGCGGGTGCGTCTCTGCCTCAGCCGTCTGACCCGCTCGCTGGACGCCAATCCGCTCACCAGGCTGCCGGGCAACAGCACGATTCTCCATGAAACGACGGCGCGCATCGACAGCCGGGCGCCCTTCGCCCTGGCTTACCTGGACATCGACAACTTCAAATCCTTCAACGACCGCTACGGCTATGCCCGCGGCGACGAGGTACTGGTCGTCACCTGCCGGATCCTCACGACCGTCGTCAGTGAATTGGCCGGCACGGACGGGTTCGTCGGCCATGTGGGCGGAGACGATTTTGTATTTATGAGCGCGCCCTCGACCATCGATGCGATTTGCCGGACCCTCATCAAACGCTTCGATCTGGTGATCCCGGATTTCTACGATCCGGACGATCGGCAGAAGGGCTGCATCGATTCCGTCGATCGCCGCGGCAATCGCGAGCGGTTCCCCATCATGAGCCTCTCCATCGCCGTCGTCACCAACGAAGGGCGCACGATCTCTCACCCCGGCGATGTCAGCAAGATCGCCTCGGAGCTGAAGAAGGTCGCCAAGGGCCTGCAGGGCAGCGTCTTTGTGAAGGATCAACGGCGGGCGGACGGGACCGGTCCGACCACCCACACCGGCCTGGCGGGAGGAGAGTCCCTTGCTCCTCGCTGA
- a CDS encoding 2-amino-3-ketobutyrate coenzyme A ligase, which produces MAYSSLKKAAEQQLADIRAAGLYKTERQILSPQGTEIRVAQGEVINLCANNYLGLANHPDVKQAAADGLKEYGYGMASVRFICGTQQLHRQLEQAVSTFLGTDDTILYSSCFDANGGLFETLLDERDSIISDALNHASLIDGIRLCKAARLRYAHADMAELEARLVESASSRVRMIVTDGVFSMDGDLAKLDRIVELAGRYDAAVVVDDSHATGVLGKGGRGTPDHFGVADRVDLITSTLGKALGGAAGGFTTGRKELIELLRQRSRPYLFSNSLPPVIAAAALKAVKLVAQGDNLRAVLKENAAFFRSRLTALGFTLVPGDHPIIPVMLGEARLAAQMADRLLQEGIYVVGFSYPVVPKGQARIRLQLSAAHSRTQLERAVAAFSKVGRELKVIS; this is translated from the coding sequence ATGGCCTACAGCTCCCTCAAGAAAGCCGCCGAACAACAACTCGCCGACATCCGCGCAGCCGGCCTCTACAAAACCGAGCGGCAGATCCTGAGTCCGCAGGGTACGGAGATCCGCGTGGCGCAGGGAGAGGTCATCAACCTCTGCGCGAATAATTATCTCGGACTGGCGAACCATCCGGATGTGAAACAGGCAGCCGCCGACGGCCTCAAGGAATATGGTTACGGCATGGCGTCCGTCCGGTTCATTTGTGGAACTCAGCAACTGCACAGACAACTCGAACAGGCCGTCAGTACGTTCCTCGGCACCGACGACACGATCCTCTACAGCTCCTGCTTCGATGCGAACGGCGGGCTGTTCGAAACCCTTCTCGACGAGCGGGACAGCATCATCAGCGATGCCTTGAACCATGCGAGCCTGATCGACGGCATCCGCCTCTGCAAAGCCGCCCGCCTGCGGTACGCCCACGCGGACATGGCGGAGTTGGAGGCACGGCTGGTCGAATCGGCATCGAGTCGGGTGCGGATGATCGTGACCGACGGGGTCTTTTCGATGGACGGCGATCTCGCCAAGTTGGATCGCATCGTGGAGTTGGCCGGCCGATACGACGCGGCGGTGGTCGTGGACGACAGTCATGCCACGGGAGTCTTGGGGAAGGGCGGGCGTGGGACTCCCGACCATTTCGGTGTCGCCGACAGGGTGGATCTCATCACCAGTACCTTGGGCAAGGCGCTGGGAGGGGCAGCCGGCGGATTTACCACCGGCCGAAAGGAACTCATCGAACTGTTGCGGCAGCGATCACGGCCCTATCTCTTTTCCAACAGCCTGCCGCCGGTGATCGCCGCAGCGGCCCTGAAGGCGGTGAAGCTCGTGGCCCAGGGCGACAACCTGCGCGCCGTTCTCAAGGAGAACGCCGCGTTTTTCCGCAGCCGGCTCACGGCGCTCGGCTTCACCCTCGTCCCCGGCGACCATCCGATCATTCCCGTGATGCTCGGCGAAGCTCGCCTTGCCGCCCAAATGGCGGATCGCCTGCTACAGGAGGGGATCTATGTGGTGGGGTTCAGTTACCCGGTGGTGCCGAAAGGACAGGCGCGCATCCGCCTGCAGCTGTCCGCCGCCCACAGCCGCACGCAGCTCGAACGGGCCGTCGCCGCCTTCTCGAAGGTGGGGCGGGAACTCAAGGTCATCTCGTAA
- a CDS encoding Hydrolase, alpha/beta fold family, translated as MSVLDQFFVYHPYPWEERDWVTLSGLPLEEVWFQAADGTKLFGWYAEQSATSAVLLWCHGNAGNMIHRLENLRELYRLGLSIFLFDYRGYGKSQGRPSEDGLYQDALGAYDYLARVRRIRPERVVIFGRSLGGAVAGELATQRPAVGLLLESCFPSIEAVARRHYMGLPLHWLLGAAFRLEDRLPHLFLPKLFIHGDRDDIIPIELGRQAFAAAKDPKEFYVVVGADHNNVTSVGGRAYFTKWSEFIASALRR; from the coding sequence ATGAGCGTGCTCGATCAATTCTTCGTCTATCACCCCTACCCATGGGAAGAACGGGACTGGGTGACGCTCAGCGGCCTGCCATTGGAAGAGGTGTGGTTTCAAGCCGCCGACGGCACGAAGTTGTTCGGGTGGTATGCGGAGCAGTCTGCGACCTCTGCGGTCCTGCTCTGGTGTCACGGCAATGCCGGCAATATGATCCATCGATTGGAGAATCTTCGCGAACTGTATCGGCTCGGACTGTCGATCTTCCTCTTCGACTATCGAGGGTATGGGAAGAGTCAGGGGCGTCCCTCTGAAGACGGGCTCTACCAGGATGCGCTGGGCGCCTATGATTATCTTGCGCGGGTTCGTCGGATCAGGCCGGAACGGGTGGTGATCTTCGGCCGGTCGTTGGGCGGCGCCGTCGCCGGAGAACTGGCGACGCAACGGCCTGCCGTTGGTCTGCTGCTGGAATCTTGCTTCCCCTCGATCGAGGCGGTGGCGCGCCGGCACTATATGGGGCTGCCGCTGCATTGGTTGCTGGGCGCCGCGTTTCGATTGGAGGATCGGTTGCCGCACCTCTTCCTGCCCAAGCTGTTCATCCATGGAGATCGCGACGACATCATCCCGATCGAATTGGGCCGGCAGGCCTTTGCCGCGGCGAAGGATCCGAAGGAGTTCTATGTCGTGGTCGGAGCCGACCACAACAATGTGACCTCGGTGGGGGGGCGGGCCTACTTTACCAAATGGTCCGAATTCATCGCGTCCGCACTCCGGCGTTAA
- a CDS encoding Outer-membrane-phospholipid-binding lipoprotein MlaA, producing the protein MHRTAVTVRWFVGVVYVVAVMMVVGCAGGPSRTTMNSGAGLESDRQADHRQVGTEPLSDGVAPSAPPIPLLVANKEAPAVAAEPANEPVEDPFYDPFAKSDEAAGGEEYDPWEPLNTKIFEFNRQVDRWALKPVAQGYDAIIPNPVQIGISNFFYNLRFPPRFINNLAQGKLHGAGTEVGRFLLNSTIGLGGFVDVAKYLNITTPEEDTGQTLGYYGVGPGPYLIVPFLPPFTLRDFVGYFGDIALNPINWMVFPIIEVNGIPSVIAHHNRTTSSIAQIGGRVEEVLNERSLNLEKFQGVEEATLDLYTAVKNAYLQKRRNQIRE; encoded by the coding sequence GTGCATCGGACAGCTGTGACTGTGAGATGGTTCGTCGGGGTTGTCTATGTGGTCGCGGTGATGATGGTGGTGGGATGTGCCGGAGGGCCGTCCCGCACCACGATGAATTCCGGTGCCGGGCTTGAATCCGACAGACAAGCCGACCATCGGCAGGTTGGAACGGAACCCTTGTCGGACGGAGTTGCGCCGTCGGCCCCTCCGATCCCGTTGTTGGTGGCAAACAAAGAGGCTCCGGCAGTTGCAGCGGAACCGGCCAACGAGCCGGTTGAAGATCCGTTTTACGATCCCTTTGCCAAAAGCGACGAGGCGGCGGGGGGAGAGGAGTACGATCCCTGGGAACCGCTCAACACGAAAATATTCGAATTCAACCGGCAAGTGGATCGGTGGGCGCTCAAACCGGTCGCCCAGGGCTATGACGCGATCATTCCCAACCCGGTCCAGATCGGCATCAGCAATTTTTTCTACAACCTTCGTTTTCCCCCGCGATTCATCAATAATCTTGCACAGGGGAAATTGCACGGTGCGGGGACCGAAGTCGGCCGGTTTCTGCTGAACAGTACCATCGGGCTCGGCGGGTTTGTCGATGTGGCGAAGTATCTGAACATCACGACTCCGGAAGAAGACACCGGACAGACCCTCGGGTATTACGGCGTGGGGCCGGGGCCCTATTTGATTGTGCCGTTCCTTCCACCCTTCACACTGCGGGATTTTGTCGGCTACTTCGGAGATATCGCCCTGAATCCCATCAATTGGATGGTGTTTCCCATCATCGAGGTGAACGGCATTCCTTCGGTGATCGCCCATCACAATCGTACGACCTCTTCCATCGCCCAGATCGGCGGCCGGGTCGAGGAAGTCTTGAACGAACGGTCGCTGAACCTGGAGAAATTTCAGGGGGTGGAGGAGGCGACGCTGGATCTCTACACGGCGGTCAAGAACGCCTATCTTCAGAAGCGGCGGAACCAGATCAGGGAATGA